The Pan troglodytes isolate AG18354 chromosome 6, NHGRI_mPanTro3-v2.0_pri, whole genome shotgun sequence genomic sequence agaccagcctgacaaacatggagaaactccgtgtctactaaaaatacaaaattagccgggcatggtggtgcatgcctgtaatcccagctacttgggaggctgaggcaggagaatcgcttgaacccgggaggcggaggttgcggtgagccaagatcgcaccattgcactctggcctgggcaacaaaagcgaaactccatctcaaaaaaaaaaaaagggaccagAATTAAATAATGCCCATGTAGTCAAATCTTTGAACCCTGGCAAGGAAGATGTATAATAATCATCtgagtgctttgggaggctggggcaggaggattgcctgaggccaggagtttgagaacagcctgggcagcatagcaagaccccatctccgcaaaaaaaaaagttaaagaaaattagctgggcttggtggcacgtgcctgtagtcccagctactcgggaggctgaggcaggaagattgcttgagcccaggagtttgaggctgcagtcagctatgatcgcaccactgcactacagcctgggtgacagagcaagaccctgtctcaaaaaataattatcatcATCTGAGGGGTCTTTGGTGGGAAGGGGCGGGCCCATCATCTGGTGGGACCCCTGAGCTGGTTGAGAACAGGGTGGGTGATGAGCTCCTTCACCTACTCCTAGCCCGCTCTCACCTGCCCAGGGCTAGGCTGGGTACTCCTGGAAGATCATCCCCATAGCCTGCATGACTGGGGGCAGGTGTACAGCAAGCAGTCACCAGGTCCATGGAGGAAGTATGTCCTCAGCTCTTCCTGGGAGAAGAGAGCTTGCAGGAGAGGTGACCCATGACTCAGAGAGGGCTGTACAAGGTGAACTTTGAGATCCCTTCCCACGCCAAGATTCCGTGCTTCTATattcctgcctcttccaggaagcctcccctGTTTGCCCTAGCCTCCTACTCATCTAGCAGCCCAGGTGATGTACTATCTTTAATAATACCATTTGCCTAAATAGTACTACCTGCCAGGCCCTGGGTCAGGACCCTTAGGgagatcatctcatttaatcctcaacaaCCTGGTAAGGTCGGATCAACTTCCtccatattcattttcttttttgagacggagtcttgctctgttgcccaggttggagtgcagtggcacgatctcggctcactgcaacttctgcctcccgggttcaagcgattcccgtgcctcagcctcccgagtagctgggactacaggcacctaccaccacacccggctgattttttgtatttttagtagagacggggtttctccatgttggccaggctggtctcaaactcctaacctcaagtgatccacccgcctcagcctcccaaagtcctgggattacaggcgtgagccaccatgcccggccctcctAGGTTCTGACAAGCAGTACAGATGCCACACACCTGGCTTTCTTCTCTGACCCCGGGGGTACCTCAAGTGGGCTCCAAGGAAGGGGACAGGTGCCTCTAAGGTGCCCCACTTGCCGGCCTCCCTCCTTACCCACCTTGGAGCTGGGCGTCTTCGCGAAGCTGAGGGCCTCGGTAGTGAGGGAGAAGTAGAGCTTCTTGAAGGAGGAGGACATGAGGGGGCCCTTGCCCTTGGTCCTGTGGATGAAGAGTGGCCCCTCCTTCACAGGTGGCGCCTGCAAACTCAGCGTCCGCTGCAGGTCCAGCTCTGCcaggccagggagggaggggaagagagagcccAGTGAATGAGGGCGGgactggggggggggggcggagcAGTGGGCGGGGCCGTGGGGCTCAAGGGCTGAGCAAATCTGAACAGCAGGCAGTGGACGTAGTCATGGGGCTCAAGGGCGGAGCAAACATCAACAGCTGGTGGTGAGCGGGGTGACAGGTGGACTGAGGAAGGCAGGGCCATGGGCTTGGAGGCGGGACACGCGTCAGTAGCAGGTGGCGGCGGGGCCATGGAGCTCAAGGATGGAGCAAATGTCAACAGGCACAGATGATGGGGGGTGAGGCCATGGGTCTAGGGGTAGGGCAAACGTCAACAGCAGGCAGTGGGCAGGGTCACAGGAAGCACAAACAGTGGTGCGTGGGTCTATGGCCTGGGGGCCTGGCAAATGTCAACAGCAGGCGGTGGGTGGGGCCACGAGAGGAACAAACAGCGGTGGGTGGGGCCGTGGGGCTCAAAGGCGGAGCAAATGTCAGCAGTAGGCTGTGGGCGGGTCTGTGCAGGGCGGCGCTCACCGTCCTTCTCCTCGATGTCCACGAGCTTGATGATGAAGTCCTTCAGCTGCGCCACGCCCTGGCGCACGGTGGGCTGCAGCGGCTCCATCCAAGCCTCCTTGGCCCTGGAAGCCGGCGTGTCCATGTTGCCCACGTTCTGGACTGCCTGGAGGTGACAGCAGGAAGGACCAGGTTCTGCTAGGTTAGGGGCCTAGCCACtgcaccccctcccaccccccctccccaagtctttgctactcaGCTGTAGCGATGGAGGCAGAGGCGACAGAGGCCATGCCCACGGGCCCCCTCCAGCGCCACTAGGGATCAGGGAGGAGAGGATCATGAAGTTTGATGCCTTATGATAACTGAGACCACTTGGGCCTTCCTCTGTAGGTTTAGCTGACGCTGCTGCACTGGATACCCCACCCCGGTGCCGGGCACATAGGTGCAGCCTGAGAGTAAGCAGACCCGGGTTGGAAGGTCCCGCGATTCACCACCGACAGGATGGGAGGCCTTGGCAACCCCCGACCCCTCGCAGGTCTGTTCCTTTATCCATGAGATGCAGCTCGGACAAGGTGGCCACAGGAAGGCTTTGCAAACTGTGAAGTGCAGTGCCTACGTGAGCGTGCCAATGGCCTCGCCGGAGCCGGTAGGGAACACTCTGCAGTCCAGGCCAGGGCCCCGGTAGGACACCCAGCTGTGCATCCCGCCCGTGGCCGCAAGGCCCGCACCTTGGCCAACAGGAGCGGGGTGCGGCTGGTGCGGGCGTCCGCGTGGCGCTCCCGCAGGTGGAAGAGCTTGGGCGACATGATGGCGGGAGAGAAGAAGCGCAGGCACAGGAAGCTGGTGACGGCGATGAACGGTACATTCTGGAGGGGTGCGGAAGAGCGCGGGCTGGAGTCCCCCAGACCAGGGCTCCTGGCAGCCCCCTCCCCTTAGGCTCCGTCCCTGACCCTCGCCGGGACACAGCCTCCCTGGTCCTCCCCAGCGCTCCCTGGTTCCCCACCGCTCTTCGCCCCTCGCCCCAGCCCAGTCCAACCCGGCCCAGCCTAGCCCAGCGGGTGGAGGGCGCACCTCGTGCTGGGCGCCGGGGAAGCGCTCGCGCACGCGCCCGAAGAGCTGGCGGAAGGTGGCGCGCACCACGGCGGGGCACGCGCGAACCGAGCGGCTGAGCGCGCTCAGCAGGGCCCCCAGGTGGGCGCGCAGCATCTGCGCGCTCTGCTCCAGCACCTCGGCCTCGGTCTGCGGGCGGTGCAGCCCGGAGCACCTGCGTGGAAAGGGGCGGGTTGGCAGAGGAGGTCGCGGTCAGCGCCAGGGCCACGACAGGAACAGTGGCTCTCACAGCAGCCAGGACACGGACACAGGGGACAATACACGGGTGGGCAGAagcacaaacacacatgctgacAGGGCCTGATCCCAACCCGCTGCCGCTGCGCCCCGCACCCCCCCGGAGTTACCCCCGGCCTCACCCTACATCCTCAACTTCCACTTTGCTGGGGTCCAGCTCCACGTACTTCTTCTCCTCAAACACCTTGTTGATGATGGGGACCAGGACGCCGTGCAGGTACTGCATCCCGGTCACCTGGGGACCACCCCAGGTCACACTGATCCTGTCTCCCCCAGTCCCACTCCAGCTGCCCACCTTCTCCCGGCAGCCGCCCTTGCACCGTTTGCCTGCCCTATCCGCCCAGGAGGGGGCCAGGTACACATGCAGGGCAAACTGTttattcatgaatgaatgaatgagtgagtgaatgagtgactaGAATTCTTAGcccttgtaatcctagcactttgggaggccaaggcaggaggatcacttgaggccaggagtttgaggccagcctgggcaacatagtgagactgtctctaacttaaattttaatcacacacacattctttttgGGGGGGGTGCGGGGCACGGAGTCTAGCACggggcccaggctagagtgcagtggcgtgagctcactacaacctctggctcctggttcaagtgagtctcctgcctcagcctccccagtagctgggattacaggtgcccaccaccatgccaggctaatttttgtatttttagtagagatggggtttcgccatgttggccaggctggtctccaactcctgaccttaagtgatccgcccgcctcagcctcccaaagtgctggaattacaggcatgagccactatgcccagcccacgTTCTTAACCTTAAAGGGCTCTGAATATGGAGATAGAACACTGGAGTCGAAGTCCCAGCCCCCTCTGTCACTCTCTCTGAAGCTCAGTGTTGTCATTTGCAAGATGAGGACAATATAGCATGCAACCTCACCTTCAGAAAAGACTCCATGGACTTTGAGGCCAGAGAGTTGCTCCGGAACAGGGTGTTGGTCTCACCTACAAACAGAGGTCCCAGTGGGTAGGGGGCTGGGACAAAgcttttgggggagggggaggacagAGGACCTTGGGGCTGGGGGATCTAAGCTGGCCCCTCAATAAAGGGCCTCCTCACCACCTCCCAGCCCACTGTCCCACCTCTGCCCTTGGCTCTGTTCCTTGCCTCCCTCCTGTCTGACCCCATCTGCCTCCCACAGGAGGAGCCCACCCACCCCCAAACACCTCCCAGTGTTCTGGGCCCAGCTCCTTCCCAGGCCTCACTGGTGCGACTCAGCTCCAGCTGGAAGAGCAGGTCCAGGAAGTCCTTGgccagcccctgccccaggaagagCTTGAGCAGGTTCATGGCCACGTCCTGGCGACACTCGGTGCTGGTTGTCTCCTTGATGAGTGGGATCAGCTGCCCTGGGCCCTGCAGGGAGAGGCACGGGGGATCCCGAACCTTTCCCTCTGAGGACCTCAGAGCATCCCAGGGAAAGAGGACATTTTCCCAAGGGGTGGCTGGGGACGGGGCCCTGGACACTGGCCAGCTCCTCACATCCCCAGACCTCAGGTTTCTGCTCTGCAGAATGGGTTTAGAAGGACAGGCGCACAGGCCTACTGCCACTGGACCCTCCCACCCTGCCCAGGCCCCCTCACCTGCATGCCCAGCTTGACCTCGTGGCACAGCAGGTGCACCAGTGGCTGGTAGTAGCTGGAGGGCAGCACCGTCTCGTCCCGCAGCCGAACCTCCAGCTGCAAGGAGCCCAGGTTGCCCCTGGAATGGGCAGCCTGTGACCTCTCCACCAGGGACTCAGGCCACCCTGGACCACACCGCTCCCATGGCCTCCAGTTTTTTCCCTTGGGGCCAGCCTCCCATCTCTCTGCTCATGCCCTCCATCCGGGTGCCCTgcacagctctgcctcccaggctctgcCCGggctatttattttctgtttttggaaaGCCCTTCCTGTCTCTGCACTCAAGGAACCTCTATCTGTCTTCGAGGTCTGGCTCCCTGCCACCTCCAAGCTTGGGTATGTGGAGCTGCCAGCCTTGAATCTATCAACTCCCAGATAATGGCACCATCATGGGTACACTTTACAGCAGAAGCAAATCCCCAACCCTCATAACAACCTAATAGGGAAACTGAGACCCGAGCCAGTTCAGCAACTTGCCACATTAGATTGAGCTTCCCAGCTTCCCTGTTCTGATAGGGAAGTTCAGAACAGAGGAGGGTGTGGACCAAGTGGGAGCCTCTAAGGCTCGCACTGCCCCTGCTCAGCACGAGCCTCATGCACAGAGCAGTATTAAGATGGGCCcctgggcctggcgcagtggctcatgcctgtaatcccagcactttgggaggccaaggcaggcagatcacttgaggtcacgagttcaagaccagcctggctgacacggcaaaaccccatctctattaaaatatatatataaaaattagccaggcattgtggcaggtgcctgtaatcgcagctactcgggagactgaggcaggagaagcgcttcaacccaggaggcagaggttgcagtgagccaggattgcaccactgcactccagcctgactctgtctcaaaaaaaataaaaataaaaaataagatggcaAGATGGGCCTTGGCTGGTTCTATGGAAACACCTTGTGCTGGACACACAGCCGTCCACCTGCTCCTACCCTGTTAAGGATGGGAACTGGGGGAATGGGGGTCTGGGGCCTTCCACAGGGACACAAAGCTGAGCCATTGAGGGCTGTGGGCCACAGCAAACAAGCCAGAGGGCTTCCTAGACAggctgccagatttagcaaaacGACCCAAGACACCCAGttaaatgtgaatattttatttacttattaactattttttttagagatggggtcttgctatgttgcccaggctggtcttgaactcctgggctcaagtgatcctcctgccttggcctcccaaagtgctgagattacaggcatgcgccaccataacCGGcctaaatttgaatatttttagtatAGGTATGTCTCAAATAGTGCATGGtcattcttcttctttattattattattttttttttgctgagatggagtcctgctctgtcacccaggctggagtgcagtggcgcgatctcggctcactgcaacctccacctcccaggttcaagcaattctccatcctcagcctcccaagtagctgagattagaggtgcccgccaccatatccgggaaatttttgtatttttagtagagacgggatttcaccatgttggccaggctggtcttgaactcctgatctcatgatccacccgcctcggccacccaaagtgctcagattacaggcatgagccaccgcacccggctgttttcttgagacggagtttcgctcttgtcaccgaggctggagtgcagtggtgggatctcggctcactgcaacctccgtctcctgggttcaagcaattatcctgcttcagcctcccaagtagcttggattacaggtgcccaccaccactttttgtacttttagtagagacggtgtttcaccatgttggccaggctggtctcgaactcttgacctcaagtgatccacccgcctcaaactcccaaagtgttgggattacaggtgtgagtcaccacgcccagcggTTATTCTTATACTAAAAAAGTATTCACAGCCGGgcacaggtcaggagttcaacatcaaGCCCGGccatcacggtgaaaccccatctctactaaaactacaaaaaattagccaggtgaggtggtcctagctacctggaacgttgaggtgggaggactgcttgcacccaggaggtggaggctacagtgagctatgatcaccactgcactggtggtacaggtgcatgcctgtaatcccagctacttgggaggctgaggcatgagaattgcttgaacctgggaggcggaggttgcagtgagccaagcccgtgccactgcactccatccagcctaggtgacagagtgagattctgctcaaaaaaaaaaaaaaaagtattcactgtttatctgaaattaagtTTTAActgggtgttcttttttttttttttgagacagagtctagctttgtcactcaggctagagtgcagtggcgcaatcttggctcactacaacctctgcctccggggttcaagcaattctgcctgcctcagcctcccgagtagctgggattacaggcgcccgccatctggccaggctggtctcaaactcctgacctcaggtgatccgcccacctcgacctcccaaagtgctgggattacaggcgtgagccaccgcgcctggcctaatttttatttctttgtagagacggagtctcactttcttgcccaggctggtctcaaactccttgccccaagtgatcctcccaccttggcctcccaaagagctgggattacaggcatgagccaccactcctggccaacgGTGTCCTATCTTATCTCACAACCCTATTCCTGGAGAATCTGGCATAGGGAGTTGGAGCTATGGCTCAGGGACACTGACCTTGGAGACTTGAACCCTGGTCTGAAGTCTGCAGGGaaattttcaaagggaaaatgTCTGAGTACTTGTTTCAGAAACTTCCAGAGGCAGAAAGCAGGAGACCTGTACAAACTGTGAGCTAAGAAGACAgacctggccgggtgcggtggcccatggctgtaatcctagcactttggcaggctgagacaggtggatcacttgaggtcaggtgttcgagaccaacttggccaacatggtgaaaccctgtctctactaaaaatacaaaaattagccgagcatggtggcacacagttgtaatcccagctaatcaggaggttgaggcaggagaatcactggaacccaggaggtggaggttgcagtgagccaagattgtgccgctgcactccagcctgggtgacagagcaagactccatctcaaaaaaaaaaaaaaaaaaaaaagacagaagacagagCTGAGCTGAATGCAGAACTGTGGGGAATAATAAAGgggaggggccgggcgcggtggctcatgcctgtaatcccagtacttggggaggccgaggcgggtggatcacaaggtcaggagatcgagaccatcctggctaacatggtgaaaccctgtctctactaaaaatgcaaaaaattagccaggcgcggtggcgggtgcctgtagttccagctacttgggaggctgaggcaggagaatggcatgaacccgggaggcggagcctgcagtgagtcgagatcacgccattgcactccagcctggggacagagtgagactccatctcaaaataaataaataaataaataaataaataaataaataaataataaataataaataaaggggAGGTGGAGCCCAGCCGGGATGAGAAGGATGCTGGCTaggtgggcaggggctgaggggacCCTGGAGCTGTGTCTCCTGACCTCTCACCCCTGAGCagcccccctgccctgccctgcctgcctgtAGCCAATTCCCAAAtgtcagcccccaccccaccccttgaGGCCGGCTGCCCAGCTCCATGCACTTACTCGTCATGCCGCCGGCTCTTGGACTGGTCGGGCTGCAGCCGGAACCAGCCCTCCTCCTGCTGCGCCACCCGCAGTCTCTGGACATCGATCACCACCTGGGGACATAGTGGCAGTTTTCCTGGAGCTGGGAGACCTGGGTCTCCTCCTTGCCAACTACTGTTCTTAGTGGGGAGGGGCCCCTTCCAAGGGTCCCTGAGTGCCAGTGGTGGTGGGGGGAAGTTGCTGGTTCTGGCAGACGGTGGAGGTGGGGGGGTAGTCCCAGGCTTCCTGAGTGTCTCTCTTTGGGGAAGCCGGAGGGAGGTCCCTGAGGATGGGATGGCTGCAATGGAGCCAGATGCTGGGGGACAGCAGGTGCAGCCTgccgggggaggagggggagcggGGCGGTGGTGCTCACTTTGCCCAGGAAGTCGTTTCGGCTGACAAGGTCCCAGTCCCAGGCCTCCAAGCACAGCGCCTCCATGGCCCCCTCCTGCAGCTCAAATTCAAACGTCTCATTCCAGCGTGGGTAGCATGACTTCTTCACGATCTGCccagaggagggtgggaggggcttAGGCTGATGCCACTGGACTCCCCAGGCTGGGCAAAAGGCAGAGCTGCCCTAGACACCTCCCCTGGGTTCCCCACAGCCTCCTCGCCTTGGAGGTTCTGCCACAGCAGAGGTCAAAATGTCCTGCCAGAGTAAAAGACAATCCTTATGATCCTCACCAAGGCGTGACATGACTCCCTACTCCCTCTTGGATCTCAACTCTCTCCACCTTTGCCTTTGCTGAACTTCGCTCCAGCCTCATTGGCTTTTTCTGCTGTTCTAAACATGCCATGCATATTCCTCTCTGGAATGCTGTTCCTTTGGAGGTAAGCATGGCGCTCTCTCCACCTCCTTCAGCTCTCTAAGTATCTTATCAGTGAGTCCTTTCTCAACCACCTTATAAAAAGTAATCACTTCCCACTCCCAAGGAACTTCTTTCCCCTCACAGTAATTGTCACCATTtgacacatatattttattttgtttattattgttactttttgagacagtgtcttgctctgttgcccaggatggagtacagtggcacgatctcagctcactgcaaccttagcctcccatgttcaagtgatttctggctaatttttgtatttttagtagagacggggtttcgccatgttacccaggctggtctcgaactcctgacctcggcctcccaaagtgctagggttacaggcatgagccaccacgcccagccttgacaCATATATTTTAGTGTCCATCTTTTCCTGCAATAAAGTGTACAATTATTAGGGTAACGTGTTCAGTTCACTGTCTTATTCCCAGTGCTTAACAGTGGCAGGCAAATAGTTAATGATCAGTACATATTTTGTGAATGAATGTGACATGTTCTAATAGAAGTAGGAAATGAACACTTCGTGGGATGGGTAAACAGTGGGAGTCATGGCCAAAAATAGTTTAGAATGGATCATTTACTGCAATGGTTTTCaagcacttttctttctttctttttttacagaATCAGGGtatcactcttgcccaggctggagtgcagtggcacaatcatagctcactgcaacctgagaactctgagcttaagcaatcctcttttACCTCAacattcccaagtagctgggactacaggtgcgtgccaccatgcccagctaatttagctttttctcttttttttgagaaagggtctcaccctgtcacccaggctggagtgcagtggcactatcacagcccactgcagccttgacctcctgggctcaagcaatactcccacctcagcctcctgaatagctgggactacaagtgcatgccaccacttctggctaatttttaaatttttttgtagaaatggggtctccctatgttgcccaggctgacctcgaactcctgggctcaagtgatctgcccacctcgaccactcaaagtgctgggattacaggcataagccaccatgcccagtccagcatatatatatatatttttaaactggaactcatttttttaaatggaagcacaatctgaaaaaggaataaaacccAAAGATTGACAACGGGCTAGAAAACCAGAAATCCCCAATTCAGCTTCTTCCCCTCACTCTCCCCTTTGAACTCATGATGCGTCTCAAAGCCCAGCTTGAAAGCCACAGATCTAGAGCTTGGATGGCATTCTAATGAGCTAAGCATCTAAACCGACCACAGTTGGGAGCCACTGAAAGTTTTCGAGCAGGTAAATGATagattgatttattcattttgagacggtcttgctctgtcacccaggctggagtatagtggcgcgatctcagctcactgcagcctctacctcctgggttcaagtgattctcctgcctcagcctctggagtagctgggattacaggcgtgcaccaccacgcctggctaatt encodes the following:
- the LOC134806942 gene encoding ras GTPase-activating protein 4-like isoform X3, translated to MEALCLEAWDWDLVSRNDFLGKVVIDVQRLRVAQQEEGWFRLQPDQSKSRRHDEGNLGSLQLEVRLRDETVLPSSYYQPLVHLLCHEVKLGMQGPGQLIPLIKETTSTECRQDVAMNLLKLFLGQGLAKDFLDLLFQLELSRTSETNTLFRSNSLASKSMESFLKVTGMQYLHGVLVPIINKVFEEKKYVELDPSKVEVEDVGCSGLHRPQTEAEVLEQSAQMLRAHLGALLSALSRSVRACPAVVRATFRQLFGRVRERFPGAQHENVPFIAVTSFLCLRFFSPAIMSPKLFHLRERHADARTSRTPLLLAKAVQNVGNMDTPASRAKEAWMEPLQPTVRQGVAQLKDFIIKLVDIEEKDELDLQRTLSLQAPPVKEGPLFIHRTKGKGPLMSSSFKKLYFSLTTEALSFAKTPSSKDSHSVEDPVPLLG
- the LOC134806942 gene encoding uncharacterized protein LOC134806942 isoform X2, producing MEALCLEAWDWDLVSRNDFLGKVVIDVQRLRVAQQEEGWFRLQPDQSKSRRHDEGNLGSLQLEVRLRDETVLPSSYYQPLVHLLCHEVKLGMQGPGQLIPLIKETTSTECRQDVAMNLLKLFLGQGLAKDFLDLLFQLELSRTSETNTLFRSNSLASKSMESFLKVLRAAPPADRGRGAGAERADAARPPGGPAERAQPLGSRVPRRGARHLPPALRARARALPRRPARECTVHRRHQLPVPALLLSRHHVAQALPPAGAPRGRPHQPHPAPVGQGSPERGQHGHAGFQGQGGLDGAAAAHRAPGRGAAEGLHHQARGHRGEGRAGPAADAEFAGATCEGGATLHPQDQGQGPPHVLLLQEALLLPHYRGPQLREDAQLQGQPQCRRPCAPSGVRSTKCTCRPPSTLWLSTSWMRMPSAGTTLSERSALQGTP
- the LOC134806942 gene encoding ras GTPase-activating protein 4-like isoform X1: MEALCLEAWDWDLVSRNDFLGKVVIDVQRLRVAQQEEGWFRLQPDQSKSRRHDEGNLGSLQLEVRLRDETVLPSSYYQPLVHLLCHEVKLGMQGPGQLIPLIKETTSTECRQDVAMNLLKLFLGQGLAKDFLDLLFQLELSRTSETNTLFRSNSLASKSMESFLKVTGMQYLHGVLVPIINKVFEEKKYVELDPSKVEVEDVGCSGLHRPQTEAEVLEQSAQMLRAHLGALLSALSRSVRACPAVVRATFRQLFGRVRERFPGAQHENVPFIAVTSFLCLRFFSPAIMSPKLFHLRERHADARTSRTPLLLAKAVQNVGNMDTPASRAKEAWMEPLQPTVRQGVAQLKDFIIKLVDIEEKDELDLQRTLSLQAPPVKEGPLFIHRTKGKGPLMSSSFKKLYFSLTTEALSFAKTPSSKKSALIKLANIRAAEKVEEKSFGSLHVMQVIYTDDAGRPQTAYLQCKDSHSVEDPVPLLG
- the LOC134806942 gene encoding ras GTPase-activating protein 4-like isoform X5 encodes the protein MQGPGQLIPLIKETTSTECRQDVAMNLLKLFLGQGLAKDFLDLLFQLELSRTSETNTLFRSNSLASKSMESFLKVTGMQYLHGVLVPIINKVFEEKKYVELDPSKVEVEDVGCSGLHRPQTEAEVLEQSAQMLRAHLGALLSALSRSVRACPAVVRATFRQLFGRVRERFPGAQHENVPFIAVTSFLCLRFFSPAIMSPKLFHLRERHADARTSRTPLLLAKAVQNVGNMDTPASRAKEAWMEPLQPTVRQGVAQLKDFIIKLVDIEEKDELDLQRTLSLQAPPVKEGPLFIHRTKGKGPLMSSSFKKLYFSLTTEALSFAKTPSSKKSALIKLANIRAAEKVEEKSFGSLHVMQVIYTDDAGRPQTAYLQCKDSHSVEDPVPLLG
- the LOC134806942 gene encoding uncharacterized protein LOC134806942 isoform X4 yields the protein MEALCLEAWDWDLVSRNDFLGKVVIDVQRLRVAQQEEGWFRLQPDQSKSRRHDEGNLGSLQLEVRLRDETVLPSSYYQPLVHLLCHEVKLGMQGPGQLIPLIKETTSTECRQDVAMNLLKLFLGQGLAKDFLDLLFQLELSRTSETNTLFRSNSLASKSMESFLKVLRAAPPADRGRGAGAERADAARPPGGPAERAQPLGSRVPRRGARHLPPALRARARALPRRPARECTVHRRHQLPVPALLLSRHHVAQALPPAGAPRGRPHQPHPAPVGQGSPERGQHGHAGFQGQGGLDGAAAAHRAPGRGAAEGLHHQARGHRGEGRAGPAADAEFAGATCEGGATLHPQDQGQGPPHVLLLQEALLLPHYRGPQLREDAQLQEKRPHQVSQHPGSGKG